Sequence from the Pongo pygmaeus isolate AG05252 chromosome 23, NHGRI_mPonPyg2-v2.0_pri, whole genome shotgun sequence genome:
agctgatttttatattttttgtagagatggagtttcaccatgttggacaggctggtctcaaactcctgacctcaggtgatccatttgcctctggctcccaaagtgctgggattataggcgtgagccactgtgcctggccagaaatggtTACAATTTTTATAGGGGGAGTGTTTTATGTACAACCTATGTagttaaaaatgaatttgaaaaaatatacattaaaaattacGATTAGGTAGGCCCTGGTGTAAGTTGCAAATGACTGAACATCATGAACTGAAgtttctgatctgtaaaatgggttagCAGTGTCCACACCACCGAGCTGTCCTCAGGGCTCACTGAGAATGCACCTGTGGTGCTTGACCGAGTGCTGCCTGTTTCTCCTCAGTATAGGAGCTCATGGTACGTGCACTATCAAAGTCAGCGTTGATGTGATGAGCACAAGAGACTCACCATCCCTTATCCACAAAGCCAAATTCCAGAAAGCCCTGCAAAACAAAGCTTTTTCCTAACTCAGTGGTAAAACCTGACCTGAGTAAATATAATTCTACTTTGACTCTATTTTCTCTACTTtatatgaatgttcataataCACTGCAGGAATATTATCTGCTTAATTATGGTggtgttacatatgtatacatatacatatgtggaTATATTACatgattatttatatatgtatgatgcacttgtgtgtgtatgtataataaattctaaaaattataaattcccAAATAAAACTATGCTCAAGGGATTTGGATAAGGGATCTGGACctgtgtttgttttgtgtttggtgCAGTACATGTAATATCTCATTTAAGCCTCCAGCAACCcctttgaggaaactgaggcacagaattgAGACTGGAACCCTGACCTGACCCTAAATTTCGTGTTGGTTTCACTGTATTCCATGCCTGCCACCCTCCTcacctcccctttccccccaacATAAAAAATCTCTTTTGTGACCTTAGGCTTCTAGGGGTGACTTCATTGGAGAATATCAGGTGAGATTTTAAGGACTGAGGGTAGAGAGAAATGGAGCCAAATGTTCCCACTGCTGACACCAGGACTGTCCCTTCCTCTCCAGGCAGGGAACACTGCCACGTCTACGTAACAGAAGCCTTAACCATCAGAACCCGCAGACGAGGCCGAGCTGCTGCCGTTTCTTCCTGCACAATGCTTACGTGCCTGGGCCCTTCCCATTGGATTGAGAACCGCTATCCAGTGCCCCTGTCCTCGCCAGGCTCTCCCTGGATCCAGATGGGAAGACCCAACCTCCAAGAGCACTCGCTCATCTCCCCAGACAGCACTTCAGGCTGGGAAAGGAGCCAGGCTGCCCAGAAATGTCCATGTGGGTGGTTTtgctttttatgtaaaaatttgcatttctacctATTTTAGACATCTTCATCAGCTCCAAGAACATCAGTGAGAGGCTGGAATTGTCTCCCCGGGTTCTGAAAAACACCTGAATTTGTGAAAGCACCTCCTCACCCGACCCCAGGGCAGGTCTTTTTTTGGAAGGACATTTCCAAGGAAGATCAAACTGTTCATTTTCTGCTGTAGTCTCGGTGCAGGGTATTACCGCTGGGTTgaggttttttattcttttttttttggtgagttcCTTCTTCCCCTCGAGGAATCAGCAGTTCCAATTTTTAAACATACTCTCACTGATTATGTGTATTTCTCTTTCTAGTGGGGCTGTGTGCATCGTTGGCCTATGTTATTGTAtgtcatttttgtttgctttaacaAAAGCAATAATTCAGCTAATTTTCTTTGAAACTTGACAGGTATATATGTGTTTACGTTAAAGGACAGGAGGAAAGATGTGTGAATAATTTGTTCTGAAGTATCCAGTCACCTCAGGTTATCTTATCCCTATCCAAGCTGTTTAGAAGTTATAATTGTCACTCTTGTATTTATTTCCATGGCTTCTTTTCATTTGAGCTCTGGTTTCAGTAGGGTGACCTTTGCCCCTTGGCCTTAAGGGTTCATAAACTGCAGCCCAAGTGGTGGTGCCTTTGCTTATGAATCATCAGACCTGCCCTAGGAATCTTTTTCTCCAGAGTCTTCTTTGAACATGACCTGGGCTGCTGGCATGGAGGAGTTGTTCCAAACTGGCCTCAGAACAGATGCATGAATGAAGGGTACTTTTTGCTTTTGCTCACCTCATTTTCCCCCATCTTTCTTGATGAATCCATTATTTGCAAATGCTGTTAAAACATGCTTCCCTTCTCCCTGGCTACCTCTCAGGAGTTCATTTGTCTCtctatctcagcctcctcccTCATCTTCCTTTACCCCTCTTCTCTGTCTTGGTGGGTGGATGGGCATGGATAGAAATCCTCTGTTTCTTTAGGTTAGGCTAAACACCTGGGCCCTGGTGAGGCCGTTGCTGTTCAGCACCAGGGACAGCAACTGCAGGGCTGTGAGGCCGGTGCCCACCTTGTGTCCTGTTCGATGAGCTTTGGTTACTGATGAGGAATTACCAGACCATGTCACCCACCCAGCCTTTTACACCTGGGAGCCTCATGCATCTGGGTTTGGGAGTTTGGCCCTGCTGATTATAGTTTGTTTTCTCTTCATTCCCTGAATTAGTCATCAGTTCTCTGTGGCCATTTGGGGATTCATGCCTGCAACTGCTTcagttaaattcttttttaaagatccAGTTTATGTTTTGTAACAATTTTGATCTTATGGCTTTCAAAGTCAATAGGATACCCTTTAAAAATACCctgctagtgttttgttttgttttgttttgtttttctgagacaaggtcttactctgttgctcaagctggagtggaatggcacgatcatagctcactgcagcctctaacacctgggctcaagtgattctcccacctcagcctcccaagtagctgggactacaggtgtatgctaccatgaccagctaatttttaaatatttttgtagagacaagggtcttaccatgttgcccaggctgttctcgaacttctgggctcaagcaattctccccctcagcctcccaaagtgctcggatgacagacatgagccaccgcacctggcctaaaacaCATTCCTAGTCTTTTGATCCTGACTTCTTATCTTGGCTGCTGTCTGTCTTTCCTTCAGGTGGAAAGGACCCCTTGGTACCATCTCAAGCAGTAGGAAAGGACCTGCTCTTATATATATTGATGGTCCTCATGCAAAACTCTCAATTCTTAATTAGTCATGTCTCAGCTCAAGGATATCAGACAGGAATGAAACACACTTGAAAATGAGATTGacctgcagatttttttttcctctaatctcTCATACCTTAATTGGAAAAATAATCAATTTAATTCTATGTTAATTAGGATATACAAAGTTCACCCTCCTTGAAAGTGACTAGGGCAAGCCCTGAAGATCTTCCTcacctccttttatttttctataacctTGTCCCCTCCAGCACCGCAGGGCAGACAATCACAGTGGGTCAAGAGCAACCCTCTTCCATGCGGGCTCCGCCATGACCTCTGAGTCCTGCTTATGATCCGTGCAATGAAGTTAGAAGTAACTGATGATTGGGAGCCTTTGCAGATAGCTGGGAAAATGGGTGATTTACTTATCCCCATTCTAAATGGAGTGAGCTCTCTTTGAGGCTAAGCAAGGGGGTGTTGTATGCTAGTTTCTAGACTTTGCCTGGAGACCCCTTTGGAAATCCGTCTTCTTTTTAAACTCACTTAATATGCCTTAATCATCTGTGTGCAATGGAGTCATCCGCTCCTCATCTAACCCTCCTCCCCTGGGGCTTTGGCTGTCCTCAATGAGAGTTTCATGCAGAATGGAAAATCCTCTATATGTACAATCTCTCTCCCCctcatttctcttcctcctcacctCCACCACCCCTTTGCACATCAGCATTTTGACAACTGGTCTTTTGAGAAGCCTGTATCTTTTTCCTCTTCAGTAGATACCCTTCTTCATGGTCCTTTGCCTGATGAAACAGAGGCCTTTGAAAATCCATGACGAGGCCTCAGAAATCAGTATTGTAGAGGATTAGTCCATGCCACCAGAGAAACTGGTGAAAGAGAAACCTCGTGGTCTTTAGGACGTTGGGATTTTGAGTGAACCTGACCTGATAGCCTCAGGATTCAGGGAAAGGACAATCAGATGGCAGTGTTTTCCGGGGGGACAAGCCAAATCACGTGGTTTCAGACAATTGTGTTTGCCTTTGTACCTCCCTGGAAGGGAGGCCAACTTAAGGGTATCGCCAAGAAGCCAGAAGAGAAATAGGCATGAGCCTGCGGTTTTAAACTTTACAGGCTGGGCAAGGGATTTAGAAAGACTCTTAGCATGATTTTCCTAAAAGAGACCTCAGTTGCTCTGACCTGGTGCTGATAGCTGCTTTGTCGAtctatgctttaaaatttttctttataatatgcCCCCAGATGGCTCCTGGAATTAGTCAAAATTGCAAACTGTAAAAATCCCTCCTCCCCAGTGTAGATATTTAAACCAGAGTAAGTGATGGGGAGACATTCTGTGGTCTATGAATGTGCCTTCCCCACACCGTGTGTTAAAACACAAAAGCCGAAGTTCCATGGCATCATGATTCCGAGGGGCTGGAGGGACAGGACCCACTCCACATCTAAAGGGGATCTGCTTTGGGCTCAGTCCCCTTAGCGAGTGGGGGACCCTTGCTGTGTGCTGAGAGGCTGCTAGGACTCACCCAGTTGGAATTCTGGGCTTGGGAAGTTTAGAGTCATGTAAAAAGCTGGTAGGCATGAATGTGCCAGGTCTTTGCCAGCCTGCGTCTCCTTTTGCACCCCCCAATccagagttttctttcttttgactaaATTGGCTCCTGCAGGGGGAAGGGCAGAAAGCTAGGCCCTCTGCTCTGGAAAGTCGGCCTGAGGTTTCTGGCAAGTTAACCTTTAAAATCGACACCCCTCAGCCCGCCCTCCCCTTTGGCCTTCCCAGAATCTCCTTCAGTGGTTGCTCTCACACCTGTGCTGTAACATCATCTTCCATGACTTGGACGGGCACTTCTTTGACAATCCCTGTTGGCATCACAACAGCTACAAATTATGCTGTTTTCTAAAgaatctgaacttttttttttcttttcttgagacacggtcttgctctgttggccaggctggaatgcagtggcacaatcatagctcactccagcctccaattcctgggctcaagcaatcctcccatctccacctccaGAGTAGCCTAGAtgacaggcgcacaccactaccatgcccagctgattttttaaatctgttttgtagaaacaggatctcgctatattgcccaagctggtcttaaacttggtctcaagcgatcctactgcctccgcctcccaaagtgctgggattacaggcctgagccaccatgcccagctgaatttGAGCTTTTTAATAATCTCATTCCACATAGCCTTATAGATCCTGTAAATAGGGGGGGTCACAAAAGTAATATATTGTGTTATGGAAGATAATTTTGTACTGTGCTGTTTCCTAAATCATACCAATATCCTAAAGTCATGCACTTCCCAGATGATCGTGATCCTCCGAACGCTTTGTAAAGATGGGGTAGGGcgtggaaatatatatatatatatagacacacacacacacagagacacacacacacaagtatagtATATATTTTCCTAACCTTTCTTCTGGGTCCTTCCTCAGATCTTTGAGTCACGATAGAAAAGGAGCTTGAGTTCTTTGTGTAGGAAAGTTAAGCTTCCTGCCTGCGGTGTTCTTGCAATTGCCTTAGGAATTCACAAGCTCTAGGAGTTCTGAACGGAAGGCAGACGAGAGGCACTTTATCCAATCCCAGAAAGAATCTCTAACCGTGTGACTGAGAAGTCATCTAgaaaaacttatatttttaatgtaaaaacaaaTGGGGCTTACCAGACCTCACAGAGTATTGGACGTCTACAAGTGCTTTTATATTTTGTAACTGTAAAGAAGTTTCATATGCACAGAAGAGCAGTTGGAAATCTGGTCGACCGCAATAAAACAAGATGACCTTTGCATGTACAAAGATGTTGCATTCAGACTATGAAAATAGCAAATAAAGCTTTGGTGCAAGTTGCATTGGAGAAGTCGGTGCGTCCATGTGTGAATGAATAGAGTCTCCCATGCATGcaggccctgactggggctggctgAGTCAAGTCTGTCCTGTGCTGAGCTGTGGGCCAGCCAGCGAGAGGGCAGAGCTGGGGTCCTGGGAGAGGGTGTCCATGCAGAATGGGAGGCCATGGAAACAAGGCAGGATTTCCATTCAGACTGACAAGGGGTTGAGTCCTCCTTCTGCCACCCTCTGGCTGTGGGATTTCTTTTAAGCACTGGTTCTCCTTAGCTATACAATGGGAGTGGTGATCAAGCCATTTTCGCAGGTAAGAGTTTAAGGTGGTGGTTCTCAACTGGGTGGATTGTGCCCTCCAGAGCATGTCTGGTAATGAAAGAAGGCATTACTGGTTATCACAAGGAGGAGCGAAGATGCTCCAGGaagtgagtagaggccagggatgctgctcagcatcctacaatgcacaggacagctcccacCCTGATGCCACCACAAAGAATGACCCGACCCCAAATGGCAGTAGTGTCAAGGTTGAAAAGTCTAGATTGGGGAGATGTGGTACATCAAAGTGCTGAGCGTGCAGTAGGTCTGCAAGATACTGAAAGATGCGATGGGAGGGAGAGCCACGCCatccccacctctgccttcctcctTCTATCCCAGCTGGCAGCAACTACATCCCAACTCAGGGGGTCCAAACCGACTGCTTTCTGTGACCTTCAGCAGGAAGTAACCCCTTGGCTTGAACTGTCCAGAGTAGGCAGGATGCTGGgaataaaagtcaaaaataacagatactgtgCGCAGTGCTTTGCTTGCATAACCTCCCAAAATGGCCCAAGTAGAGAGAAGGTTCTCCATTTATGGTGAGGAAACAGTAGCTCTGAGACCTTCAGGAACTCGTCCAAGGTCACATGGATCTGCCTGACTCAGAGTCCAGCTGTCATCTACAGCATCTCCACCATCTCCCTCTAGGGGGTACAGGGtaactgggtttttgtttgtttgttttttgagacagagtcttggtctgttgcccaggctggagtgcagtggcgcaatctcggctcactgcaagctccgcctcccgggttcacaccattctcctgcctcagcctcccatgtagctgggactacaggcgcccgccaccatgcccggctaattttttgtgtttttagtagagacagggtttcaccgtgttagccaggatggtcttgatcgcctgacttcgtgatccgcctgccacggcctcctagagtgttgggattacaggtgtgagccactgcacccggcctgtaacTGGGTTTTATGCTGACTTGAGGATTTTAGCCAAAAACaaataccaacaacaacaaaagaaaaccttGTTAACTCCTTTGCTCCAgtataattttattcataaaataatcaCTTATTAGATATTGATTACAGGCAAAATTATACTTTGTTAGACACTTAAAAAATTCCtggaagctgggtgcagtggtacgtgcctgtagttccagttactcaggacactgaggaaaaaggattgtttgagtccagcctgggcaatatagcaagatcctatctctaaaaaaaaaaaaaaaaaaaaaaaaattaaaatacctggATCTACCTTTTCTTTGGTCATAAATAAGTTGACTGTGATGGTCACTTTTATTTCTGTTGAGGCTGAGCGCCCAGGCCCTGGAGCAGGCCAGCCCCCTTCTCTCTGCTGTGTGATTCTGAGTAAATGAGTTCACCTCTCTGAACTCAGTTTCTCCATGTATAAAATGGAATCAGAATTCCTTCCCTAAGGATGGCTGGGTGAGAATTCCATGCGATGCTCGTGAAGCTGCCACAATGCCTTGCGtgtagtaggtgttcaataagtgGTAGCTCTTATTTGTGCGTGTCTTCTACATGAAGAAAGTCAGTCTGTCAGTTCTGTGACGGCATCCTATGGAAATGCTTGGGTGGCTTTGCGCCCAAGTTGGAGAGTATGGTTAGGGTGATCTGACTTAAAATTTAGGCCACATGGCACATGGAAAATGGAGAGTGTCTGGGGTCCCTCACTTTAAGAACTAGAATTTTTCCAAAGGTTGCATGTGACTCAAAAGGAAATGGTGACCCCAAGAAACCAAAGAAAGGGAGTTGGTGGTTGTGGGGAGACACTGGAGAGCTGCACACCATGCCTGTCACCCAGCACTGCTGGGCTTCCCACAAGGCCAGTGAGGTTCATCTGCCCCCAGGAAGTCATCAGAGACTGTGGCTGAGGAGACAGGCACTGGGGGCCTCTGTGGACCCGCTATTGGAGTGAAGTGGCCTGGATGGAATTGGGTGGACAGGGTGCTGCCTCAGCAGGCTGGGATGTGCTGGGCTGTCAGAAAGTGCTCATAAATAGCATGCCCCTTGTGAAGGCAGGCGAGTCTGCAGACGGCCGTGGCTCCTGTTTTTCCCGAGGCTACAGCAACAGGTTCATTCTGGgatgggttgggggtggggaggcaaaAGCCACCCTGGCAGGCCCGGACCTTTGGTGGTCTCTGTGGGACGTGCATGGCTGACCGCCTGCAAAAAAAACCAGGGCCTCCCTTAAGGGTTAGGTCCCAGTGAGAGGACCCTGACAGCCCAGCTGGGGGTGGAACGAGGGACCTTTGTCTGCAGTGGCCAGGGTCCAAGCCCTTGGACATGTGCTTAGGGCAGGGGACCTTCCAAAACAGCCCCACTGAGGGAGAGGAGTGGGCGCACACGGTACCTGCCAAGTCCCCCGAGAGTCCCCTGTGAGCTGGACCAAGCCCTGTTTCCTGCTGAGGCTAGGACAGACAGAACTGACAGCCCACAGGCTGTGCATGATTAGGCCCGCATCCAGAGTATGTGGGCTGTGCAGCTGTGCATGCTGGGGTGGCCGTGCTGGGAGCCGTGGGTGGGTAACAGTTGGATGTGGGGTGTAGATGTAGGTGCCTTGTGTACCACTGTGAATGTCTGAAATgggcaggggtgtgtgtgcgcgcgcgtgtgtatgtgtgaggagagagggagagaagctgTCCTGCGAGCCCACGGGTGAAATATAACTGATAGTGACCACAGAAACTTTTGTgagtgtgtgcacctgtgtgtgtgtgctgacaaACAGACCAGTCCTGTGTGTGTCCATGGGTGCAACAATGATGAGAATCCTTCCATGTGACTGCGGCAGGGGCCTGTATTTCATGTCACTGTCCCTGTAGCAATGAAGGAGAACTGTCGGTGTCTGGGTCTTGAAGTGGCTGGTACACAGTcgtgttcaataaatgcttaagGAATGAGTAACCGAACGCAGGGAAACTGACCTGGAGCAGGTGTCCAACGACCTGGTCTTACAAGCCCTTTCTCTAGAGGTCTGTCTGTCCACCTCCCGACATATGGGGTCTCCTGTCCCTCCTGGTcacccagcccagagcctggcactGTGTAGGTGCTCATGGAATCTTTGCTGAATAAAGTAACCAGTGAACAAAAGAGTTCCTGGAGTACGGAGGTGGGAGAGACCCCTGTAGAGGAAACTCCCTGAAGCCCACCCTTTAGCCAGGTTCTGGGGGTGGGACATCTGCAGAGAGCTCTGAGAAACCTGGGTTTCGGGGAGCATCTGGATCAGGGGAAAAGGGCACGGAGCTTTGGAGCCAGGCCCGACCCAGGCCACTTCCTCACTGTGTGCTTGAGGAAGTGGCCTCACTTTGCTGAGCCTCAGAGTTCCCCTCTGTACAATGGGGCTCCTGATTCCACTGTCTCAGTCCACGTGGCCCATGGCAGGTGCTCAATGGATGTTTGCTGAATGACTGAATGACCGAATGCCAATCATAAGTTATGGCCATGCCCCATGGGCAGCAAGGCTCTGTAGCTCATCCTGGACTCCAGTCACATCAACACCTGGCTTCTCCCATTTTCCTTTGGTTTGAAGCCAGAGGTGTTCCTGGGGAGATGGCGGAACAGCACGGAGCACCCGAACAGGCTGCAGCTGGCAAGAGCCATGGAGGCCTTGGGGACAGCTACAAGGTACTGGGCAGGGAGGGGTCAGAGGGCTGCTCCTGGGCCTCAGGGTCATCTTCCCAGCCAAGCAGCACCTCTGCAGGAAGGAAGAGCCATCCTTCCAACCACCCGGGCCAAGACAAAACGCTCCGGGTGGGTCCTCTCACTGCCACCCTCCTGTCAGAAACTTGCTTCATCACTTTGCTGCATCTTCCCTCGTCTGCAAAACAGGAATGGTCATGCACATCCTGCCTGCGCCAATGGATCAGAGAGGCCCGGGAGTTTCTGGAAACATGGCTCTGAGCTCTGACTCTCCTGTCTGACCTCAGCCTGGTGTCTTGCCCTCTCTGGGGAAAAGGGCACAGATTTTGGAGGCTCTCTGGGCCTCAACAGCCCCATGTTTAAAATGGGGATGGTGCCCAGACATCGTGCCCAGAGTTGGTGTAAATGCTAAAAGATGAGTGAAGCCAGCTAGCAGAGGGAGGCACCCTAGAAATCTGAGAGAAGGTTTGAATGTGTTGGCTCTGCCCTTTCCAAACCATCTCGGGGGTCTTTTTGGGAAACTATTCCAGACAGAGTCTAAGGATGGGTCGAATCCCAGTGCCTCCTCTTAACTTGCTGTGCAGCCCGAGGCAAGTATCTTACCCTTTCTGAGCTTCTTTGATCCCGTCTGTAAAATGACTAGAACAGATGTTCCCTGGGGATCTTCTACAAAGTCAGTTTGTGTTTCCAGGTGGGTGAGAGAGGCAAAACCTTGGTCTGCCTTTGCAGCCCCTCTCTTCCTAGGCTTGGGGCAGGCAGAGGTCTTCCCAGAGACTGCAAACaggtgtttcatttttttaaaaggggaaaTTTCATATTAAggaaaatacagatttctgaCCTCTTTTGAAAAAATTGGAACTGGGACCTCATTCCCTCATTGCCAGAAGCAGCTTCATTTCCCCACCGACCTCTCTTGGGTTATTTCAGTCCGCTGGACTCTCCACCTGGCTCCTGCCAGACATTAGAGTTGCAATCCCTAGTTTAATTGGTCTCATTGAAGTTCCTGAAGGCGTTTCCCTCCATGACCATTAGAGGGCAGTGCAGGCCCGCCTCGGTGCCGGCTCCAGGCTGGAGAGATGCAGAAAGCAGACAGTACCTCCCTCTAATGCCCCAAGGAGGGGCAGAGGCTGGAGCCGGGAGCCCAGCAGAGGTGGGATGTTTAGGATGCTGCCCTTCTAGGTGATCGTGTACGAACTAGAGAACTTCCAAGGCAAATGCTGCGAGCTTTCAGCCGAGTGCCCCAGCCTGACCGACAGCCTGCTGGAGAAGGTGGGCTCCATCCGAGTGGAGTCCGGGCCGTGAGTACCTAGACCCCCAGTCCCTCGCCACAGCCCTGAGCCTTCTGGGAGTGTGGAGGCCCCAGTCTGAGCTCTAGATCTGTTGTGGGGCTTTTGACAACTCTCCTGCCTTCTCTGGCTTcattttctgcatctgtaaaatgagagttgAAGAATTCTCTAGAATCCCAGATGTCTGCAGAAAATCCCAGGATACCTGAGGTTGGAAGAAGAACAGCAAGGTCAGCCTGGCACCTGACTCAGTGACTGGAACATGggatttaatatttataattttaataataactgTAACACCTAAAATGTAACTTGCATTATGTCATTGAATCCTCATGACCCTGTGAGAGAGGTGTCATTCTtattcccactttatagatggagaaactgaggccaaagTGGGTAAGTGTCTCATCCATGTCCACAAGGCAGGCAGGTATCCCAGCTGGGCCCTGAATTCCCGCCTTTGGATTGCAAGTCCAGGCTCTGGCACTAACCATCTGGATGATCTTTGGCAAGTTGCTTCACACACcaggcctctgttttctcatctgttgaaTGGGGATAACAATGGTACGTACTTCAGAGAGAGTTtttatgaaaatgaatggaatgatgcaaataaatacatattaataacaatacaatacaaagaagaagaaaaggaagaggaagaagtcgCTGTCACCTATGGAATACTTATTGTGTGCTGGGCATTGTGCTAAAGACTTTTCTGAGTACCTTGCACAGAGGCTAGATTCTCAATAACATTCCCTAGGATGGTTTTCTGGCCCAGAGTCTCAGACAGTTCCCAGTATGTCCTAGCAGCTCCTTTAATTACAGGTCCAGGAATTAGCAGTAgggttggagggagggagggttcAAGGTCAGCAGCTCTTGGACCCTTCTCTCACTAAACTTGAATCCTTCCTCGGCTGCAGCAAAGGTGACCCAGCCAAGCCTCTTCCTCCCTCAGGTGGCTGGCATTTGAGTCCAGGGCCTTCCGCGGGGAACAGTTTGTTTTGGAGAAGGGGGATTATCCTCGCTGGGATGCCTGGTCCAACAGCCGTAATAGTGACAGCCTTCTGTCCCTCCGGCCTCTGAATATTGTGAGTGTGGTTCCTGCCCACTTCTGGGCGTTCCTGGAAGCAGGGTGCACCGAGAGCTGGTCAGGCAGCTCATTGCACAAGCTGGGCTGAGGGCTTGGCCCATATGGACCTGGCCTGGGAAGGGCCCTCATATTTCTGATTTGAACAATTGTGTGGGACAAGAAGTGGGATATTGAAGGGACATTGGGTTGGGGGTTGAGGCACCAGGACTCACATCTTGAATTAAACCAGCATTGCACTGGAACTTTTCTTTGTAACCCTACTAAAACGATGAGCCACATGGCCCAGTCTCAAATCAGTATTGTTATCAAAGAAATGCAGTccaggaaataacttcagaaagtaacttcaaaatactttaagttctccACTTGTGTTTTCCTAGCACCTGAAAGGGACACAGTCCACAGtgacactttttatttatttatttatttatttatttatttatttatttatttttatttttttttttttgagacagactcctgctctgtcacccacgctggagtgcagtctttctctctctctctttttaaacatttttatttatgtatttttatttcattttgagctgcagtctcgctctgtcacccaggctggagtgcatgatctcggctcactgcaacctctgcctcctgggttcaagtgattcttctgcctcagcctcctgagtagctgggactgaaggcacatgccaccacgctgggctaatttttgtatttttagtagaggtggtgtttcaccatgttggccaagctggtcttgaactcctggcctcaagtgatctgcctgcctcggcctcccaaagtactggggttacaggcctgagccactgtgccgggcccacAGTGACACTTTAAATAccacccttctccctcccctgctTCACTCACACCCAGCAGCTGCTCCAGCCCTTTCTCTTTGTCACATAACTGAGTCCTCCTTAGAGGGCAGTGGAAGAGGGGAAACTGGGAAGATTAAACCGGCATCTGGTTAGGAAAGAGGGAAAGCTCATATGTTGATACTTTTGATCTCCGTCCACCCTCTCcaggcttcagtttctttatcattTAAATGATGGGGCTGAACAAGATCTGGAAATTCCTTTTCAGTTTTATAATCTACAGCTCTAGGTTCCTAAATCAACCAGCTTTGGAGGAATC
This genomic interval carries:
- the CRYBB3 gene encoding beta-crystallin B3 isoform X3; translated protein: MAEQHGAPEQAAAGKSHGGLGDSYKVIVYELENFQGKCCELSAECPSLTDSLLEKVGSIRVESGPWLAFESRAFRGEQFVLEKGDYPRWDAWSNSRNSDSLLSLRPLNIDSPDHKLHLFENPAFSGRKMEIVDDDVPSLWAHGFQDRVASVRAINGTWVGYEFPGYRGRQYVFERGEYRHWNEWDASQPQLQSVRRIRDQKWHKQGCFPSS